A region of Takifugu rubripes chromosome 6, fTakRub1.2, whole genome shotgun sequence DNA encodes the following proteins:
- the s1pr3b gene encoding sphingosine 1-phosphate receptor 3 yields the protein MMINPLIYLHYNYTGKLDHRPTVGTSPGTRDPKTIAFLVVCSFIILENLTVLLAIWKNHRFHNRMYFFIGNLALCDLLASVAYLVNLLLSGEKTLQLSPVLWFVREGSMFVTLGASIFSLLAIAIERHLTMIKMRPYDASKNYRVFLLIGTCWLVAVLLGALPILGWNCLGNLPDCSTILPLYTKKYVAFCIIVFIVLLLAMSVLYARIYILVKSSSQKVSKHRNSEHAMSLLRTVIIVVGVFIACWMPIFVLLLLDVACERPCPILYKADWFIAVAVLNSAMNPIIYTLASREMRRAFLGLVCGVCYRGSGSGNDSGNKQFQEPSRSRSKSWSSQTHPNQSQQSSRPAELDREQETGHGEISVVAGGAAQASQREGEGGNGGR from the coding sequence ATGATGATCAACCCTCTGATCTACCTGCACTACAACTACACGGGGAAGCTGGATCACCGGCCCACCGTGGGCACAAGCCCCGGGACCAGGGACCCCAAGACCATCGCCTTCCTGGTGGTGTGCAGCTTCATCATCCTGGAGAACCTCACCGTGCTGCTCGCCATATGGAAAAACCACAGGTTCCACAACCGGATGTACTTCTTCATCGGCAACCTGGCGCTGTGCGACCTGCTGGCCAGCGTTGCTTACCTGGTCAACCTGCTCCTGTCGGGGGAGAAGACTCTGCAGCTCTCACCTGTGCTCTGGTTCGTCAGAGAGGGCAGCATGTTCGTGACGCTCGGGGCCTCCATTTTCAGCCTTCTAGCTATCGCCATCGAGAGACACCTGACGATGATCAAGATGAGGCCTTATGACGCCAGCAAGAACTACAGAGTGTTCCTGCTCATCGGCACCTGCTGGTTGGTTGCCGTGTTGCTCGGAGCTTTGCCCATTCTGGGCTGGAACTGCCTGGGCAACCTCCCCGACTGCTCCACCATCCTCCCGCTCTACACCAAGAAATACGTCGCTTTCTGCATCATCGTGTTCATCGTGCTGCTGCTCGCCATGTCCGTGCTCTACGCCCGCATCTACATCCTGGTGAAGTCCAGCAGCCAGAAGGTGAGCAAGCACAGGAACTCTGAGCACGCCATGTCCCTCCTGCGCACCGTCATCATCGTGGTTGGGGTCTTCATCGCCTGCTGGATGCCCATCTTCGTCCTGCTCCTGTTGGATGTGGCGTGCGAGCGTCCCTGCCCCATCCTCTACAAGGCCGACTGGTTCATCGCCGTGGCCGTGCTCAACTCGGCCATGAATCCCATCATCTACACCCTGGCCAGCCGCGAGATGAGACGGGCCTTCCTGGGCCTGGTGTGCGGGGTGTGCTACAGGGGCAGTGGTTCTGGCAACGACAGCGGGAACAAGCAGTTCCAGGAGCCCAGCCGCAGCAGGAGCAAGTCCTGGAGCAGTCAGACCCACCCCAACCAGAGCCAGCAGAGCTCCAGGCCGGCGGAgctggacagggagcaggagacAGGACACGGGGAGATCTCCGTGGTAGCCGGGGGTGCTGCTCAGGCCTCccagagggaaggagaaggtGGAAACGGAGGGAGATGA